In the Drosophila gunungcola strain Sukarami unplaced genomic scaffold, Dgunungcola_SK_2 000001F, whole genome shotgun sequence genome, one interval contains:
- the LOC128262351 gene encoding kinesin-like protein KIF20B → MSIPLRASFMQASQSTGNSISSEPRSRISSTVSIGNEIIIKKKKKTEETKMVSKVARDIRTSKKKAESVKATTSTILKEEKSRASFREASRGSSEKFTSHGRLSRTMLLDSSSDRASLNSMASTTSASPSISSRRSNRRNKKSESLISMAGDSRDRHHIHLLRAVKPNAADQENKVQAESIDTSETDIDQLQYLKSSDTNSIEIRSLSDNDSKKVLTSLLTVLESDQESSVTEMDSRVEEPDHDDQAGRISFLSAFDKLPDIDTLSATASTDIIYINPEEEKVFVAAVDEGSQEPSKSETSTDFNEENENIDNLELKTISSTFSSATPIESDGEIEKDDVPDEASIEDIRECLLSIKPRATAFDDISGNTKYQARLANSEMVEQFLDGLLNEAVQFAEGTAVRRARLLDKVKMLEELDQMAIVYQYEKQQNQFLEKLTTEYYVRHKEFVQVSEPRQVDTINRERFMTALMQLDTRLEEKSETEKVSLKRICDLRKEESLVRKLDAEKISHFEDKVRKSLCKEGCGHLRNVVDDLLRKMNKIRAEMSDAREELIFVQHRLHSIKNKSEKMESLGNGLQVVEYISNQAHNNALGIKIEEKDLELKRLRDRTVHSIHAMAHLTNKKQTNKELLEDMKSRLRTQEQRRKDLRDRLHAEMVQHKRLKKQAKKLRNAGCLMHYPDMLRDYDATMTLLETKRVVVGKLRLERSRLERRNSELEVIVDRSMSSLRTQLRSLRPASKRLV, encoded by the exons ATGAGTATTCCCCTACGGGCCTCTTTTATGCAAGCATCGCAAAGTACAGGAAACTCCATATCTTCCGAGCCAAGATCAAGGATCAGTTCGACTGTCTCGATTGGTAATGAAATcataataaagaaaaagaaaaagactGAAGAGACAAAGATGGTTAGCAAAGTGGCTAGGGATATCAGGACTTCAAAAAAGAAAGCGGAGTCAGTGAAAGCCACCACGAGTACCATCCTGAAAGAGGAGAAGTCCAGGGCATCCTTTAGAGAAGCATCACGGGGATCGAGCGAAAAATTCACTTCCCATGGTCGCCTCTCTAGGACTATGCTTTTGGATTCTAGCTCGGATCGGGCGAGCCTAAATTCTATGGCGTCGACCACATCGGCTTCACCCAGCATATCCTCAAGAAGATCCAACAGGAGAAATAAGAAGAGTGAGTCATTGATAAGTATGGCAGGCGATTCTCGGGATCGCCATCACATACATCTTCTAAGAGCTGTCAAGCCAAATGCAGCAGACCAAGAAAATAAAGTGCAGGCAGAAAGCATAGACACATCAGAAACAGATATAGATCAGTTACAATACCTCAAATCATCTGATACAAATTCAATAGAAATAAGAAGTTTATCGGATAATGACTCAAAAAAAGTCTTAACTAGTCTCTTAACAGTTTTAGAGTCCGACCAAGAGTCTTCTGTAACTGAAATGGACTCTCGAGTAGAGGAACCAGATCACGATGACCAGGCCGGTAGAATTAGTTTTCTGAGTGCATTTGACAAGCTACCTGATATAGACACACTGTCAGCCACGGCCAGTACggatattatatatataaatcccGAAGAGGAGAAAGTGTTCGTGGCAGCTGTGGATGAAGGTAGCCAAGAGCCGAGTAAATCGGAGACTTCAACGGATTTCAACGAGGAGAACGAGAACATCGACAATCTGGAACTAAAAACAATCAGCTCAACGTTCAGTTCCGCTACTCCGATCGAAAGCGATGGGGAAATCGAAAAGGATGATGTGCCAGATGAAGCGAGCATTGAGGACATTCGTGAATGTTTGTTAAGTATTAAACCCCGGGCAACTGCCTTTGATGACATCTCAGGGAATACGAAATATCAAGCCCGTTTGGCCAACAGCGAGATGGTTGAGCAATTCCTCGATGGTTTACTGAATGAAGCAGTGCAGTTTGCGGAAGGAACTGCAGTTCGACGGGCGCGACTATTGGATAAGGTGAAAATGCTGGAGGAACTGGATCAAATGGCCATCGTCTACCAATacgaaaaacagcaaaatcaGTTTCTCGAAAAGCTCACTACGGAATATTATGTGCGCCACAAGGAGTTCGTTCAAGTGAGCGAGCCGAGGCAAGTCGATACCATAAATCGCGAAAGGTTTATGACTGCCCTGATGCAATTGGACACTCGATTGGAGGAAAAAAGCGAGACTGAGAAGGTGTCCTTGAAACGAATTTGTGATTTAAGGAAGGAAGAGTCACTCGTTCGCAAGCTGGATGCCGAGAAAATCAGCCATTTCGAGGATAAAGTCCGGAAATCTCTTTGCAAGGAAGGCTGCGGTCACCTAAGAAACGTCGTCGATGATCTCCTTcgaaaaatgaacaaaatccGTGCCGAAATGTCCGATGCTCGGGAGGAATTGATCTTCGTTCAGCATCGATTGCATTCCATCAAAAAT aAATCGGAGAAAATGGAAAGTCTGGGCAATGGCCTGCAAGTTGTGGAATATATATCCAATCAAGCACACAATAACGCGTTGGGAATCAAGATTGaag AGAAGGACTTGGAGCTGAAGCGACTGCGTGATCGCACCGTTCACTCAATACATGCGATGGCTCATTTGACGAACAAGAAGCAAACGAACAAGGAGCTGTTGGAAGACATGAAGTCCCGACTGCGAACGCAGGAGCAGCGGCGAAAGGACCTCCGGGATCGTCTCCATGCGGAAATGGTCCAGCACAAGCGACTGAAGAAGCAGGCCAAGAAGCTGAGAAATGCCGGCTGTCTGATGCACTACCCCGACATGTTGCGGGACTATGATGCCACCATGACGCTCCTGGAAACGAAGCGAGTTGTGGTCGGCAAGCTCCGTCTGGAACGCAGTCGCCTGGAGCGAAGGAACTCGGAGTTGGAGGTCATCGTCGATCGCTCGATGTCGTCGCTCAGGACTCAACTGCGCTCACTTAGACCAGCCAGCAAGAGGTTGGTGTAA